A window of Fibrobacter sp. genomic DNA:
CAACATTTTTATTCCGGTGATTGCGGCATTGAGCTTATGTACCGCGTTGTTGTACGCAAGTTTTGACAAACTTAACTGCTGCCTGCTGTTGGTAAGATCAACCTGAGTAATCTGTCCGATTTCATAGGAAAGCGATGCGATCTCTGCCCCCTGGGTTGTCAACGCAATCAGATGAAGCGCCTCAGCGCATTCCTCCTTTGCAACCGCGAGTTCCTCAAAGCAGCTTGCCAGGGCGAGATTGAGCTGATTAAGAGTCTTTTTTCTTGTCTCCTCCAGCTTCTGCTCCTCATAATCCGCTTGTCTGACTTTTTGCAGCTTCTGTCCGCCTGAGAAAATGGGAACAGTTGCTCCAACAAATATCTTCTGGTCATCACCCCATTCAAACTCTTCCCCGGTATTGAACATGCTGACCTTTGAAACCGATGCGCCGGCAAAGACCGTGGGTAAAAAGTCAGCCTTGACTATCTTTGTCTGCCACTGCTGCATCTCGATTCCCTTATTAATCTGCTGAATCGCGATGTTTTCATCAGATAACCGTTTAAAAGCCTCCTCCTCAGTCATATTGAAATCGATAATCACCAGTGAATCGGTTAAGACGACCTCATCAGGATCTGCCTCCATCGATGCAATTGTCAGCAGGTTCCTGACTGCCAGATGCCGGTTTTTTTCCGCCTCTCTCAGTGCTAATTTCGCCTGCTGGAGAGAAAATCTGGAGTTAAGCGTGTCAAGAACATTGCCTTTACCGCTTTCCAGACGAGCCCTGGTGAGCCGGTGGGTCTCTTCTGCAAGTGCAACCGCCTGCTGACGTACCTCCCTGTTC
This region includes:
- a CDS encoding TolC family protein, producing the protein MKSSIPLLLLIIPLTLGAKQLSKKEILQHAFNHAEELTLIKKELASAQSMEKEYRGKGFPTIEASANYKLAPKQYIPYSFNIGGGGDGVLSLMDPTQPGFRNDATIAGAFDQIVSSLSDLDLTPGKNTFALGLTLTQPIFAQGKISKGLKLAQVYYGLLDLKYKNAKLTLAKEITNAYNSALLADQNREVRQQAVALAEETHRLTRARLESGKGNVLDTLNSRFSLQQAKLALREAEKNRHLAVRNLLTIASMEADPDEVVLTDSLVIIDFNMTEEEAFKRLSDENIAIQQINKGIEMQQWQTKIVKADFLPTVFAGASVSKVSMFNTGEEFEWGDDQKIFVGATVPIFSGGQKLQKVRQADYEEQKLEETRKKTLNQLNLALASCFEELAVAKEECAEALHLIALTTQGAEIASLSYEIGQITQVDLTNSRQQLSLSKLAYNNAVHKLNAAITGIKMLIGDNSLLLAEQEGK